The genomic segment ATATGCTACAATTATGAAAAGTCTGTATCATGAGTGGAACTGTTGTAGTAACTACATTACTTGTAATAAGTGGTAATTGTGCTGTTAATGGAGCCTTCTGTGTACTCAGCCTGACAGTAATTTGGTGAATGTTGTGCTTGGATTTAGAGACTGTTAGTACACCCATCTTATGCCAAAAATTAAAAGATTCAATGGATCTATATGAAGAATTCATCACTGAGGAGCAGCAGCATAAAGAATCTACTCACAATGAGGTTTGTGCCATTTAAACTCGCCTGTAAACAACAGAGGTGGatggttcaggttcagaaaggaaaaatccaaaccaagattttgtttcaaccaaccagttgagtaatgagtcacagagtataGTCCTCCTCCATCTAAATTACGTCCCGGTTTTAAGTGACCTCCAAAACTCCATTTAGTTGTTCACAGCCAACATGCAAATAACTGAGACCACGAatgtcttggtctggatttttactttcttgagCTGAACTGTCCACCTCTACTAAACACATTCTGCATTTCATGCATTTCTAggcatcagtctgcttgtttgTTCAGCCTTGAATCCCAAGCAGCACATTTGGTTTATAGCTTAACACTTCATGTGTgaaatttttcctttttttctaaTCGTAGCTTAAGAGCAAACTGGACACAGCAGAAAACAATGTTAAAGAATTAATATGGAGACTGCAGCAAGCAGAAACACAGGTCTGTCTTGGTTTTCTCTTAAAGCTTTGCACAAACTTACAGAATGAAAATCAATACAGAAACATTTAATACTGTTTTCTATCTTTCCCGTGTTACTTTAATTGAAGGCTATTGATGATTCTTACACATTTGAATGTCAAAGGCATGAAACTGTTATGCACTGGGGAAATCTTTTATGTAGTATAATATTAACTATCGTTACAACATGGTATCCTGTCTGCAAGACATTTTggtttaaattaaatttaaaattgcACAAATCCATGATTTTCTGTGCTGTATTCATTTTGGCTTTTGTCTTAAGAATGAAAAGCTGCTCAATGACAACATACAACTCAAGAAGAACATAAGTGCCCTTATTAAAACAGCCAAAATGGAAATTGGGCGCAAGGACGAGGAGATCAACAGACTGAATCATAGGTAAGTGCTTTGTCCCCTTAAAAAGTACTTGTGTCAAgtgatatttttgttttgggattaagttaaaaataaaattcaaaggCATTAAAAAGTGTAATGGCTATTTAGTTGCTTTTTAAGGTTACAAATATAAAACCTTTGAGCATTTCTGTGAAAGTTGTCTGTgtagcatttatttatttttgtgccaATTTTCCGGTTTTTCACATTTGTAGGTCTGGTCGTTTTGGTAGCGGCCTTCCCTTTCCTCGATCACAGATCAACTTGCAAAGACGTGAACTTCCCAGACCAAACCCTGTAGGGACGTGTGGTCTAGCTGGATCAGTACAAACACAAGAACACAGGGTTAGCTCTATGCAAAAGGACCTCCCTGAACCATCCCAGAAAGACAGAAATGTTCCCGTTCACCGGCCCAATGTTGAGGCTGCGGATGCCCCGCTTTCGAACTCTTCAGTACATGACAAATCGAGGAGCGTGGGTACAGCCATGGCGGCATCCAGTAAACGTGCTAATTTTGTACATGTGAATAACAGCAGAGATTCTAGAATTCTCCATCCTGCTGGCAGGGAAGGAGAAACTCCATCTGAGAGACAGTGTACAAGGAATGATGATAGACTGCAGGTAAGCACTGTAACACAGGGACTTGCCTTCCAGGAAACAATGAGTGGGAAGGGCGAGTCCACAGAGAAAAGAGACCCGCGCAGTTTTGATGAATCTGGTGTAAGCAGTGAATGCAAGGTGAAGGATGGAGGAGGATGGAACTCAGAGCACCGGAAAGCAGGTCAAGATCACGCCAAGCCAAGCAAAGGAAGCCACCCGCACACCGCTGACTTTTCAAGGAAATCTGAGAAGGTCCACAGCCCCCCTCGTCAGAAGAGGCCAACTCTAGAAGCTTTGCACCACAGACCTTCCAACTCCCATGCATCAAAAGGGCGACACAAAGACTCAAAGGATGCAGAGGCAAAAAGTATTAGGGAGCGAAGGCGCAACCGTGACCAGAATGGGCTGGACAGGAGTGCTGCAGAATCCAGTGGCAAAGAGAGAAAGCAGCACAGCTCAAGCCAGAGTGGTGTTGAAGAGCGGTCAGGCTCCTCATCCAGACGCAGGGGGGAGAGGAGTCCACCAAGGGACCATCGGCGGAGAGAGGACAAGAGTTCCGGAAATGAGGGCGGCGGGAGTAGGCAAGAGCGAAGCTCTAGGATGGAGAAAAGCAAAGACCAGGAGTGGAAGAGGAGAAAAGAAAGTGAGAAAGGTCAGAGGGATAGCTCTAGGAAAAAAGATGAGTATAGGAAAGAACCAGAATCAGGGAGTCGTGAGAGTTTACGGCATGACAAGCAGGCTGCCACTTCCAATGCGCCGTGCAACAGGACAGAGAGCAACAGAGACCAGGCTAAGTACCCAGCTTCAGCTGGTCACGGGGACCGGACTAAGAACAGCAAAGACTCCAAAGTGACTGGTGATAAGTGTGATGGGGCAAAGCTCTCGGATAAAAATACTCAAAATAAGAAGTTAAGTTTTATGGAAACGCTGAACCTCACCCTGTCTCCAGTTAAAAAACCAAGACTTTCCTCTGAAGGTAATGACCAAGCGAACAGACCAGCTGAAGGTGGCCAAGAAGAATGTGATCAGTTTAATTTAGGAGAGGATTACTGTGTCATTGATGAAGTGGAGAGTAGCCATGAGTCCTTCCAGGAGAAGGTGGTACAATGTTCTGTAAGCCCTGCAAGAGAGGATGCTCAACAGCCAACACAAAAGTCTGATTTTGAAGAGCCTGAAAAAGCACTTGAGCGAGTTGGTAACAAAACCCACTTACCAGATGAGGTAATGATTGAGTATGAAGAAGCAAGTCATGGTGAAAACCACACAGAACTGCAAAGAGCTGAAGGTGAAACACCTCCTGCCTCCGACAATCAGCCGTCCGGATCTGCTCCGTTGGAGAAAAGCCCCAGTAAGGAGAAATGTTCACTTTCAGAAATTAAGGACAATGATCCTGAGGAAGCCACAATTCTCAGCAAATCGCAAGATACTCACTCTGAGAAGCAGTCTGAAGCTTCAATACTTCACCCCATTTTAGCTCCAGCTGATGCCCATTTGAGCACATCCAATGATCAGACTGGTCACTCTCCCTTTGAGACTCCACATGCTGAATCTGTCTTGACTATGACCCAAGATCCAGTTGGCATCTATATGAATACATCACCTGGGAACAAAACCAGCGATCACACCGCATTGTGGAATAGTCCAGTTCCTGCCCAGTCTGAAACGACTTCAGAGCACGTGGTTGGCcctgtttccatggaaacaaaTCCCGATTGTACCTTATTAATGGAAAAAGATGGTGACGCGAGTACAGATGCCGTTTCAAGCGCTGTCAACATGCCACTAGATACTTGTATggctgaagttctctctaattTCACAGAAGGACTTGTCATTTCTAGTACAGAGCCAGAAAACGAGGTTAAAAATTCTGCACCGGAGCAGAGCCTGTCAAAAGATCACACTTTAGAATCATCTGGGGTGAGCAGGACGTTCACAATGCATGTGGTGcctgaacaggaagtcagtagCCCCTTTCCTTCACCTAAAAACTGTTCTGAACCTAATTCCATTTTGAATGAAGACCAGGACCCAGTGCCCTCAAGTTCCACTTCATTCCATGATGAAGACTCTATGATGCTTACGCTGAAGAGCATTCAGTTCTTCCCAAACGTTATCAGCCCACTTACCAGTCCTGTCCGCCCGGTAACAAACCAAGCTTTGTCCCCTGGGAAGGCGCCA from the Brienomyrus brachyistius isolate T26 chromosome 19, BBRACH_0.4, whole genome shotgun sequence genome contains:
- the casp8ap2 gene encoding CASP8-associated protein 2 isoform X2 produces the protein MEEPTGNNMEKIFLDEMYGDLSLKHCDSPVVNDDDSVDIYSGLDQSPGNSTNAETVSTPILCQKLKDSMDLYEEFITEEQQHKESTHNELKSKLDTAENNVKELIWRLQQAETQNEKLLNDNIQLKKNISALIKTAKMEIGRKDEEINRLNHRSGRFGSGLPFPRSQINLQRRELPRPNPVGTCGLAGSVQTQEHRVSSMQKDLPEPSQKDRNVPVHRPNVEAADAPLSNSSVHDKSRSVGTAMAASSKRANFVHVNNSRDSRILHPAGREGETPSERQCTRNDDRLQVSTVTQGLAFQETMSGKGESTEKRDPRSFDESGVSSECKVKDGGGWNSEHRKAGQDHAKPSKGSHPHTADFSRKSEKVHSPPRQKRPTLEALHHRPSNSHASKGRHKDSKDAEAKSIRERRRNRDQNGLDRSAAESSGKERKQHSSSQSGVEERSGSSSRRRGERSPPRDHRRREDKSSGNEGGGSRQERSSRMEKSKDQEWKRRKESEKGQRDSSRKKDEYRKEPESGSRESLRHDKQAATSNAPCNRTESNRDQAKYPASAGHGDRTKNSKDSKVTGDKCDGAKLSDKNTQNKKLSFMETLNLTLSPVKKPRLSSEGNDQANRPAEGGQEECDQFNLGEDYCVIDEVESSHESFQEKVVQCSVSPAREDAQQPTQKSDFEEPEKALERVGNKTHLPDEVMIEYEEASHGENHTELQRAEGETPPASDNQPSGSAPLEKSPSKEKCSLSEIKDNDPEEATILSKSQDTHSEKQSEASILHPILAPADAHLSTSNDQTGHSPFETPHAESVLTMTQDPVGIYMNTSPGNKTSDHTALWNSPVPAQSETTSEHVVGPVSMETNPDCTLLMEKDGDASTDAVSSAVNMPLDTCMAEVLSNFTEGLVISSTEPENEVKNSAPEQSLSKDHTLESSGVSRTFTMHVVPEQEVSSPFPSPKNCSEPNSILNEDQDPVPSSSTSFHDEDSMMLTLKSIQFFPNVISPLTSPVRPVTNQALSPGKAPHVKSLSKEFSSVTVTFSTSTRKMDVNKENEKPDYSSVQPPQRDQTPPAAPSLSSSSTTDENELEEGEIVSDTEDGSPVAASPQQNKASSVMANSNQSSPRSARLAEKDARKTPEVSAGVSGVGGKAKQSRSKKMSLPIEKPFKTFVPLLPKTNPSTIPEVMAMFTQIHTHTRNKYMKLHKTFPKKYFYNIIDMSRVSFTDFVNNVNFSKLCSTEHNLKPKLNNIISVCMNKISNNGIVKRIFEQHSPSLKKKLWNFVEGQFDFFFKEIKATLLSQCRPADVKHSSMRKCNFKNPKKKLVPLLKKLPDSIIKSSVTPVPSRKSEQTKPSAPPGKKTALPPVIPHRTGLGSRGKNLRMNVSEEDKVPERKRQDLQPVHHSAFTPSNNATSPEKPPALVRRLSYSASLQDKSDYDILTEQQTSSLTFNLVTDSQMGEIFKCLLQGGSDLMENSVSAADSNNWSVSTPRKDSTCAESFAGIPPDEAATPSKLITAWSDISPCKFSPSSKIHIPLNPAVLDESCMLEVPPSLPFDRVTPSSTVISERAYSILTEDLAVSLTIPSPLKSDGHLSFLNSVNRGPATAPDSVISARLSEDALLDGEDATEQDIHLALDSDNTSVESSGGGASEEATTSPVFQIKPHVPMQAVVMEKSNDHFIVRIRHASTAFVSSAVHNPVDLDKPQPVFSGERKGAMEAVLSTSDLAPVDEESPTLACHNLADVQLPNRNVTCDAGGARSSRHATKESSLVAHDEPAVENDESVFIKNQGKAGKRKKHHPELKAKKARTDEAQGGKSRNMNKEMRSPKEKRSGSVSIPLSPNSLSARNVVRKRGEVVVTWTREEDRDILIELKTKGASQETFSALSTKINKSPTQIEERFAQLMKLFKKKEKMKS